One genomic region from Rattus norvegicus strain BN/NHsdMcwi chromosome 10, GRCr8, whole genome shotgun sequence encodes:
- the Or2ab1 gene encoding olfactory receptor Olr1431 gives MRPQNSSTITELILVGFSDHPETEVPLFLIFSLVYLANCLGNTAVVTLVALDVSLQTPMYFFLCHLAFLNGFFSTVVAPKMLFNFLASRKVISYPFCLAQTYLTLFLESTECFLLAVMAIDRYVAICYPLRYLLIMSWVVCTALSVAIWVIGFCASVIPLCFTILPLCGPYVVDYLFCELPILLHLFCTDTSLLEAMMAIGGAGTVLFPFLLIVLSYLRILVAVIRIDSAEGRKKAFSTCASHLAVVTIYYGTGLIRYLRPKSLYSAEGDKLISVFYAVIGPALNPFIYSLRNKEVQGAMRRVMERYKKSTRVTF, from the coding sequence ATGAGACCCCAGAATTCTAGCACCATCACTGAGCTGATCCTTGTTGGGTTTTCTGATCACCCTGAGACTGAGGTtcccctcttcctcatcttctctcTGGTCTACCTAGCCAACTGTTTGGGGAACACAGCTGTTGTCACATTAGTGGCTCTAGATGTCTCTCTGCAGAcacccatgtatttcttcctctgtCACCTGGCTTTCCTCAATGGCTTCTTCAGCACGGTTGTGGCACCAAAGATGCTCTTCAATTTTCTTGCAAGCAGGAAGGTCATATCTTACCCATTCTGCCTGGCTCAGACCTACCTCACCCTGTTCTTGGAGTCGACTGAGTGCTTTCTTCTTGCAGTGATGGCCATAGATCGCTATGTGGCAATCTGCTACCCACTGAGGTACCTTCTCATCATGAGCTGGGTGGTGTGCACAGCACTGTCCGTGGCAATCTGGGTCATAGGCTTTTGTGCCTCCGTTATACCTCTCTGCTTCACGATCCTCCCACTCTGTGGTCCTTACGTCGTTGATTATCTTTTCTGCGAGCTGCCCATCCTTCTGCACCTGTTCTGCACAGATACATCTCTGCTGGAGGCCATGATGGCCATTGGAGGGGCCGGCACTGTGCTGTTCCCCTTCCTCCTGATTGTTCTCTCCTACCTTCGCATCCTGGTGGCTGTGATAAGAATAGACTCAGCTGAGGGCAGAAAAAAGGCCTTTTCAACTTGTGCTTCACACTTGGCTGTGGTGACCATCTACTATGGAACAGGGCTGATCAGGTACTTGAGGCCCAAGTCCCTTTATTCCGCTGAGGGAGACAAACTGATCTCTGTGTTCTATGCAGTCATTGGCCCTGCACTGAACCCattcatctacagcctgaggaacaaggAAGTGCAGGGTGCCATGAGGAGAGTGATGGAGAGATACAAGAAAAGCACAAGAGTCACCTTCTAG